A single region of the Nocardioides aurantiacus genome encodes:
- a CDS encoding aminotransferase class IV → MQVWVDGTVLDDPEAPAVRVVDHGFTVGDGVFEAVKVVRGQPFALTRHLERLQRSAASLALPEPDLDRVRGAIGEVLAREELALGKLRITFTAGPSPLGSGRGSGEPTLVVVATAMDPTPRTTSLHLVPWPRNERGVLAGVKSTSYAENVLALAEAQRHHATEALFANLAGHVCEGTGSNVAYVVDGELRTPTLASGCLAGITRALLLEWAEVTEVDEPVEVLTRADEIVLLSTTRDVQGVHRYGTRELTAPGPTTRMLMETWAAREAEHLDP, encoded by the coding sequence ATGCAGGTGTGGGTGGACGGCACGGTCCTGGACGACCCGGAGGCCCCCGCGGTGCGGGTGGTCGACCACGGCTTCACCGTCGGTGACGGCGTGTTCGAGGCCGTGAAGGTGGTGCGCGGGCAGCCGTTCGCGCTGACCCGCCACCTCGAGCGGCTGCAGCGCTCCGCGGCGTCGCTCGCACTGCCGGAGCCGGACCTCGACCGGGTGCGGGGAGCGATCGGCGAGGTGCTGGCGCGCGAGGAGCTGGCGCTGGGCAAGCTGCGGATCACCTTCACCGCAGGGCCGTCACCGCTGGGCTCCGGACGGGGGAGCGGGGAGCCGACGCTGGTGGTGGTCGCGACGGCGATGGACCCGACCCCGCGCACGACGTCGTTGCACCTCGTGCCGTGGCCGCGCAACGAGCGCGGCGTGCTCGCCGGCGTCAAGTCCACGTCGTACGCCGAGAACGTGCTCGCGCTCGCCGAGGCGCAACGCCACCACGCGACCGAGGCGCTGTTCGCCAACCTCGCGGGACACGTGTGCGAGGGCACCGGCTCCAACGTGGCGTACGTCGTCGACGGGGAGCTGCGGACGCCGACGCTCGCGTCGGGCTGCCTGGCCGGCATCACGCGGGCCCTGCTCCTGGAGTGGGCCGAGGTGACCGAGGTCGACGAGCCGGTCGAGGTGCTGACGCGGGCGGACGAGATCGTGCTGCTCTCCACGACCCGTGACGTGCAGGGGGTGCACCGCTACGGGACGCGCGAGCTGACGGCGCCGGGGCCGACCACGCGGATGCTGATGGAGACGTGGGCGGCGCGGGAGGCCGAGCACCTGGACCCGTGA
- a CDS encoding SsgA family sporulation/cell division regulator produces the protein MKQTKTAQVITESVELEFVDPQGESTALEADLVFDPADPFAVTMVFRTGVQEVRWTFGRELLVEGLYEPTGDGDVHVWPCLSSNGSAVVIVELCSPDGELLVQAGSRAVNTFVGRMLAAVPDGQEAAFVDFDTELARILAD, from the coding sequence ATGAAGCAGACCAAGACCGCTCAGGTCATCACGGAGAGCGTCGAGCTGGAGTTCGTGGACCCGCAGGGCGAGTCCACCGCGCTGGAGGCCGACCTGGTCTTCGACCCGGCCGACCCGTTCGCGGTGACGATGGTGTTCCGCACCGGCGTCCAGGAGGTCCGATGGACCTTCGGCCGCGAGCTGCTGGTCGAGGGTCTGTACGAGCCCACCGGCGACGGCGACGTCCACGTGTGGCCCTGCTTGAGCTCCAACGGCTCCGCCGTCGTGATCGTCGAGCTCTGCTCCCCCGACGGCGAGCTGCTCGTCCAGGCCGGCTCCCGCGCGGTCAACACCTTCGTGGGCAGGATGCTCGCCGCGGTGCCGGACGGCCAGGAGGCCGCGTTCGTCGACTTCGACACCGAGCTCGCCCGCATCCTCGCGGACTGA
- the thrS gene encoding threonine--tRNA ligase, giving the protein MPDIKVVLVHADARQDQTVTAGTKAWELFRDDPDVIAVRVTGADGEPALRDLATELADGDVVESVLIDSADGHDILRHSTAHVMAQAVQELFPDARLGIGPPIENGFYYDFDVATPFQPADLEKIETRMRKIVKANQRFSRRVVSDEDAHAELAEEPYKLELIGLKGAAGQASQEIAEGADAEVGAGELTIYDNLGRNGEVVWKDLCRGPHLPTTKRIPAFKLMRSAAAYWRGDEKNKQLQRLYGTAWESKEALDAHLHRIEEAERRDHRRLGRDLDLFSFPDEIGSGLPVFHPKGGVIKRVMEDYVRQRHIEEGFEYVGTPHISKEQTFHLSGHLPYYADGMFPPMEMEGATYYLKAMNCPMHNLIFRSRGRSYRELPLRLFEFGHVYRNEKSGVIHGLTRVRGFAQDDSHSYVTPEQAPGEIKHLLDFVLGLLRDFGLDDFYLEISTRDDSKPDKFVGSDEDWAEATAVLERVCTESGLTLVPDPGGAAFYGPKVSVQARDAIGRTWQMSTIQYDFNQPRGFDLQYQAADGSRQQPVMIHSAKFGSIERFIGVLVEHYAGAFPPWLAPVQVQGIPIAERHGDYLADVARRMRAQGVRVEVDHSDDRMQKKIRNAQLQKVPFMVIAGDQDVEAGAVSFRYRDGRQDNGVPVEEAIARVTQAVAAREQV; this is encoded by the coding sequence GTGCCCGACATCAAGGTCGTCCTCGTCCACGCCGACGCGCGTCAGGACCAGACGGTGACCGCGGGCACCAAGGCCTGGGAGCTGTTCCGCGACGACCCCGACGTGATCGCCGTGCGGGTGACCGGCGCCGACGGCGAGCCCGCGCTGCGCGACCTCGCCACCGAGCTGGCCGACGGCGACGTCGTCGAGTCGGTGCTCATCGACAGCGCCGACGGCCACGACATCCTGCGCCACTCGACCGCCCACGTGATGGCCCAGGCGGTCCAGGAGCTGTTCCCCGACGCCCGGCTCGGCATCGGCCCGCCCATCGAGAACGGCTTCTACTACGACTTCGACGTCGCGACGCCGTTCCAGCCTGCGGACCTCGAGAAGATCGAGACCCGGATGCGCAAGATCGTCAAGGCCAACCAGCGGTTCTCGCGCCGCGTGGTCTCCGACGAGGACGCCCACGCCGAGCTGGCCGAGGAGCCCTACAAGCTCGAGCTGATCGGTCTCAAGGGCGCCGCCGGGCAGGCGTCCCAGGAGATCGCCGAGGGCGCCGACGCCGAGGTCGGCGCCGGCGAGCTGACCATCTACGACAACCTCGGCCGCAACGGCGAGGTCGTGTGGAAGGACCTCTGCCGCGGTCCGCACCTGCCCACCACCAAGCGGATCCCGGCCTTCAAGCTGATGCGCTCCGCCGCGGCGTACTGGCGGGGCGACGAGAAGAACAAGCAGCTGCAGCGCCTCTACGGCACCGCCTGGGAGTCCAAGGAGGCGCTGGACGCCCACCTGCACCGGATCGAGGAGGCCGAGCGCCGCGACCACCGTCGCCTGGGCCGCGACCTCGACCTGTTCAGCTTCCCCGACGAGATCGGCTCCGGTCTGCCCGTCTTCCACCCCAAGGGCGGGGTGATCAAGCGGGTGATGGAGGACTACGTCCGGCAGCGGCACATCGAGGAGGGCTTCGAGTACGTCGGGACGCCCCACATCTCCAAGGAGCAGACCTTCCACCTCTCGGGCCACCTGCCCTACTACGCCGACGGCATGTTCCCCCCCATGGAGATGGAGGGGGCGACGTACTACCTCAAGGCCATGAACTGCCCGATGCACAACCTGATCTTCCGCTCGCGCGGCCGGTCCTACCGTGAGCTGCCGCTGCGGCTCTTCGAGTTCGGGCACGTCTACCGCAACGAGAAGTCGGGCGTGATCCACGGCCTCACCCGGGTGCGCGGGTTCGCCCAGGACGACTCGCACTCCTACGTCACTCCCGAGCAGGCGCCCGGGGAGATCAAGCACCTGCTCGACTTCGTGCTGGGGCTGCTCCGCGACTTCGGGCTCGATGACTTCTACCTCGAGATCTCCACCCGCGACGACTCCAAGCCCGACAAGTTCGTGGGCAGCGACGAGGACTGGGCCGAGGCGACGGCGGTGCTGGAGCGGGTCTGCACGGAGTCGGGCCTCACGCTCGTGCCGGACCCCGGTGGCGCTGCGTTCTACGGGCCCAAGGTCTCGGTCCAGGCGCGTGACGCCATCGGCCGCACCTGGCAGATGTCGACCATCCAGTACGACTTCAACCAGCCCCGCGGCTTCGACCTGCAGTACCAGGCCGCCGACGGCAGCCGGCAGCAGCCGGTGATGATCCACTCCGCCAAGTTCGGCTCGATCGAGCGGTTCATCGGCGTGCTCGTGGAGCACTACGCCGGCGCCTTCCCGCCCTGGCTCGCGCCGGTGCAGGTCCAGGGCATCCCGATCGCGGAGCGGCACGGCGACTACCTCGCCGACGTGGCGCGGCGGATGAGGGCGCAGGGCGTGCGCGTCGAGGTCGACCACTCCGACGACCGGATGCAGAAGAAGATCCGCAACGCCCAGCTGCAGAAGGTGCCCTTCATGGTCATCGCCGGCGACCAGGACGTCGAGGCGGGCGCGGTCAGCTTCCGCTACCGCGACGGGCGCCAGGACAACGGCGTCCCCGTCGAGGAGGCCATCGCCCGCGTCACGCAGGCGGTCGCCGCGCGCGAGCAGGTCTGA
- a CDS encoding HIT family protein encodes MSHTSGEPRDGFEGFDRLWTPHRMAYVAPSVPTGDGGCPFCAMEHLPPEESLVVATGERCFTVLNLHPYNPGHLMVLPLRHVADLEDLDDAEAAELMTTTQRAIRVLREVSGPHAFNVGLNLGGVAGGSLSQHLHQHVVPRWSGDANFITVVGGTKTLPQLLGDTRDLLAAAW; translated from the coding sequence GTGAGCCACACCTCGGGGGAGCCGCGCGACGGCTTCGAGGGCTTCGACCGGCTCTGGACGCCCCACCGGATGGCCTACGTCGCCCCGTCGGTGCCGACCGGTGACGGCGGGTGCCCGTTCTGCGCGATGGAGCACCTGCCGCCCGAGGAGAGCCTGGTCGTGGCCACGGGGGAGCGGTGCTTCACCGTGCTCAACCTCCACCCCTACAACCCGGGGCACCTCATGGTGCTGCCGCTGCGCCACGTCGCCGACCTCGAGGACCTCGACGACGCGGAGGCCGCCGAGCTGATGACGACCACGCAGCGCGCCATCCGGGTGCTCCGCGAGGTCAGCGGGCCGCACGCCTTCAACGTCGGCCTCAACCTGGGCGGGGTGGCCGGGGGGTCGCTCTCGCAGCACCTGCACCAGCACGTGGTCCCGCGCTGGTCGGGCGACGCCAACTTCATCACCGTGGTGGGCGGCACCAAGACGCTGCCGCAGCTGCTCGGCGACACGCGCGACCTGCTGGCCGCCGCCTGGTGA
- the pgsA gene encoding phosphatidylinositol phosphate synthase — MLDRFKNFWQGVVLAPVIDLLIRLGVSPDVVTLVGTLGVSAGALVFFPQGMLLTGVLVITAFVFSDLVDGAMARKTGRVSVFGNFFDSTLDRIGDGAIFGGLVLYFAGPGDSVLYTSLTLYCLVMGAVTSYARAKAESLGLQAKGGLAERADRLVAILVMTGLSAIFGLPWLMHLTIWVLAAASTETVVRRVLMVRRQALALDQEPRPGVS; from the coding sequence ATGTTGGACCGGTTCAAGAACTTCTGGCAGGGCGTCGTGCTGGCGCCCGTGATCGACCTCCTCATCCGCCTCGGGGTCAGCCCCGACGTCGTGACGCTGGTGGGGACGCTCGGCGTCAGCGCGGGCGCGCTCGTGTTCTTCCCGCAGGGGATGCTGCTGACCGGGGTGCTGGTGATCACGGCCTTCGTCTTCAGCGACCTCGTCGACGGGGCGATGGCGCGCAAGACCGGGCGGGTCTCGGTGTTCGGCAACTTCTTCGACTCCACCCTCGACCGCATCGGCGACGGCGCGATCTTCGGCGGGCTGGTCCTCTACTTCGCCGGCCCCGGCGACAGCGTGCTCTACACCTCGCTCACGCTCTACTGCCTGGTCATGGGCGCGGTGACCTCCTACGCCCGCGCCAAGGCGGAGTCGCTCGGGCTGCAGGCCAAGGGTGGTCTGGCCGAGCGCGCCGACCGGCTGGTGGCGATCCTGGTGATGACCGGGCTGAGCGCGATCTTCGGGCTGCCGTGGCTGATGCACCTCACGATCTGGGTGCTCGCGGCGGCCAGCACCGAGACCGTCGTACGCCGGGTGCTGATGGTGCGACGGCAGGCGCTGGCGCTCGACCAGGAGCCACGGCCCGGGGTGTCGTGA
- the pdxS gene encoding pyridoxal 5'-phosphate synthase lyase subunit PdxS — MDARPEQTPQQTPQQTPESAGQPTGTGTVKRGMAEMLKGGVIMDVVTAEQAKIAEDAGAVAVMALERVPADIRAQGGVARMSDPDMIDGIIEAVSIPVMAKARIGHFAEAQVLQSLGVDYIDESEVLTPADYAHHIDKWRFTVPFVCGATNLGEALRRITEGAAMIRSKGEAGTGDVSNAVTHMRTINGELRRLAALSADELYLAAKELQAPYELVREVAATGKLSVVLFTAGGIATPADAAMMMQLGAEGVFVGSGIFKSGNPAERAAAVVAATTFHDDPDMVAKVSRGLGEAMVGINVEDLPQPHRLAERGW, encoded by the coding sequence ATGGACGCACGCCCCGAGCAGACCCCCCAGCAGACCCCCCAGCAGACCCCCGAGAGCGCCGGACAGCCCACCGGCACCGGCACCGTGAAGCGCGGCATGGCCGAGATGCTCAAGGGCGGCGTCATCATGGACGTCGTCACCGCCGAGCAGGCCAAGATCGCCGAGGACGCCGGCGCCGTCGCCGTGATGGCGTTGGAGCGCGTGCCCGCCGACATCCGCGCCCAGGGCGGCGTGGCCCGGATGAGCGACCCCGACATGATCGACGGCATCATCGAGGCCGTCTCGATCCCGGTGATGGCCAAGGCGCGGATCGGCCACTTCGCCGAGGCGCAGGTGCTGCAGAGCCTGGGCGTCGACTACATCGACGAGTCCGAGGTGCTGACCCCGGCCGACTACGCCCACCACATCGACAAGTGGCGCTTCACCGTGCCCTTCGTGTGCGGCGCGACCAACCTGGGCGAGGCGCTGCGGCGCATCACCGAGGGTGCGGCGATGATCCGCTCCAAGGGCGAGGCCGGCACCGGCGACGTCTCCAACGCGGTCACGCACATGCGCACCATCAACGGCGAGCTCCGCCGGCTCGCGGCGCTGTCGGCCGACGAGCTCTACCTGGCGGCCAAGGAGCTGCAGGCGCCGTACGAGCTGGTGCGCGAGGTGGCCGCCACCGGCAAGCTGTCCGTCGTGCTCTTCACCGCGGGCGGCATCGCCACCCCGGCCGACGCCGCGATGATGATGCAGCTCGGCGCCGAGGGCGTCTTCGTCGGCTCGGGCATCTTCAAGTCGGGCAACCCCGCGGAGCGGGCGGCGGCCGTCGTGGCCGCCACGACCTTCCACGACGACCCCGACATGGTGGCCAAGGTCAGCCGCGGGCTGGGCGAGGCCATGGTCGGCATCAACGTCGAGGACCTGCCCCAGCCGCACCGGCTGGCCGAGCGGGGCTGGTGA
- the pdxT gene encoding pyridoxal 5'-phosphate synthase glutaminase subunit PdxT: protein MSATAPTVGVLALQGDVREHLAALRRLGCEPRAVRRPEELAAVEALVVPGGESTTMVRLARTFGLLEPLRERIRGGMPTLGTCAGMVLLADRLLDAAPGQETLGGLDVTVRRNAFGRQVASFEDEVELTGVAGPVPAVFIRAPWVEDAGPGVEVLGRVARGPAAGRIVAVRQGPLMATSFHPEVGGDDRVHELFRDLVSATAREGRNR, encoded by the coding sequence GTGTCCGCCACCGCCCCCACCGTCGGCGTGCTGGCCCTCCAGGGCGACGTCCGCGAGCACCTCGCGGCGCTGCGTCGCCTCGGGTGCGAGCCCCGCGCCGTACGCCGCCCCGAGGAGCTCGCCGCGGTCGAGGCCCTCGTCGTCCCCGGTGGTGAGTCGACGACGATGGTGCGGCTGGCCCGCACCTTCGGCCTCCTGGAGCCACTGCGCGAGCGCATCCGCGGGGGGATGCCGACCCTCGGGACCTGCGCCGGCATGGTGCTGCTGGCCGACCGGCTGCTCGACGCCGCCCCTGGCCAGGAGACGCTCGGTGGCCTCGACGTCACGGTCCGCCGCAACGCCTTCGGTCGGCAGGTGGCCTCCTTCGAGGACGAGGTCGAGCTGACCGGGGTCGCGGGCCCGGTGCCGGCGGTCTTCATCCGGGCGCCGTGGGTCGAGGACGCGGGACCCGGCGTCGAGGTGCTCGGCCGGGTCGCCCGGGGGCCGGCCGCGGGTAGGATCGTCGCGGTTCGGCAGGGCCCGCTCATGGCGACGTCGTTCCACCCGGAGGTGGGTGGGGACGACCGTGTCCACGAACTGTTCCGAGACCTGGTCTCGGCCACCGCACGCGAGGGAAGGAACCGCTGA
- a CDS encoding YebC/PmpR family DNA-binding transcriptional regulator — MSGHSKWATTKHKKAVVDARRGKMFAKLIKNIEVAARMGGGDVSGNPTLYDAIQKAKKSSVPNDNIDRAVKRGSGAEAGGAEYSTIMYEGYGPHGVAFLIECLTDNKNRAAMEVRTAMTRNGGSLADPGSVSYLFHRKGVVVVPSAQEAKAVSEDDLVEATLEAGAEDVHDLGDSFEVVSEATDLVAVRTALQDAGIDYDSADAAFVPSMQVELDADGAGKVFRLVEALEDLDDVQNVYANFDVSDDVMATVDA, encoded by the coding sequence ATGTCAGGCCACTCCAAGTGGGCGACCACCAAGCACAAGAAGGCCGTCGTCGACGCCCGGCGCGGCAAGATGTTCGCCAAGCTGATCAAGAACATCGAGGTCGCGGCCCGGATGGGCGGCGGTGACGTGTCGGGCAACCCGACGCTCTACGACGCCATCCAGAAGGCCAAGAAGTCCTCGGTCCCCAACGACAACATCGACCGCGCCGTCAAGCGCGGCTCCGGCGCCGAGGCCGGTGGGGCGGAGTACAGCACGATCATGTACGAGGGCTACGGCCCTCACGGCGTCGCGTTCCTCATCGAGTGCCTCACCGACAACAAGAACCGCGCCGCGATGGAGGTCCGCACCGCGATGACCCGCAACGGCGGCTCGCTCGCGGACCCCGGCTCGGTCTCCTACCTCTTCCACCGCAAGGGCGTCGTCGTCGTGCCCTCGGCCCAGGAGGCCAAGGCGGTCAGCGAGGACGACCTCGTCGAGGCCACGCTCGAGGCCGGCGCCGAGGACGTCCACGACCTGGGGGATTCCTTCGAGGTCGTCAGCGAGGCCACCGACCTGGTCGCGGTGCGCACCGCGCTGCAGGACGCCGGCATCGACTACGACTCCGCCGACGCCGCCTTCGTGCCCTCGATGCAGGTCGAGCTCGACGCCGACGGCGCCGGCAAGGTGTTCCGCCTCGTCGAGGCGCTCGAGGACCTCGACGACGTGCAGAACGTCTACGCCAACTTCGACGTCTCCGACGACGTGATGGCCACCGTCGACGCCTGA
- the ruvC gene encoding crossover junction endodeoxyribonuclease RuvC — protein MRVLGIDPGLTRCGVGVVEGSIGRPLSLVDVGVVRTSTELHVAHRLRELEVGLEEWLDRTRPDAVAVERVFSRSAVSTVMGTAQASGVAMLVAARRGLPVALHTPSEVKAAVTGNGRADKAQVGAMVARLLRLDAVPKPADAADSLALAICHVWRGGASDRIAAALEKQVAARTRGVRP, from the coding sequence ATGCGCGTCCTCGGGATCGACCCCGGCCTGACCCGCTGCGGCGTCGGCGTGGTCGAGGGCTCCATCGGGCGCCCCCTGTCGCTGGTCGACGTGGGCGTCGTACGCACCTCCACCGAGCTGCACGTCGCCCACCGGCTGCGCGAGCTCGAGGTCGGCCTCGAGGAGTGGCTGGACCGCACCCGGCCCGACGCCGTCGCGGTGGAGCGGGTCTTCAGCCGCAGCGCCGTCAGCACCGTCATGGGCACCGCCCAGGCCAGCGGCGTCGCGATGCTGGTGGCCGCCCGCCGGGGCCTGCCGGTCGCGCTGCACACCCCCAGCGAGGTCAAGGCCGCCGTCACCGGCAACGGCCGCGCCGACAAGGCGCAGGTCGGCGCGATGGTGGCGCGGCTGCTGCGGCTCGACGCCGTGCCCAAGCCGGCCGACGCGGCCGACTCGCTCGCCCTGGCCATCTGCCACGTCTGGCGCGGAGGCGCCTCCGACCGCATCGCCGCCGCCCTGGAGAAGCAGGTCGCGGCCCGAACCCGAGGAGTCCGTCCGTGA
- the ruvA gene encoding Holliday junction branch migration protein RuvA, which yields MIAFVRGRVAGISLTSAVLEVGGVGLELQCTPDTIAGLRHGAEVSLPTSMVVREDSLTLFGFADDDEKQMFELVQTASGVGPKLAQAMLAVLRPETLRRAVAGDDVKTLTTVPGIGQKGAQRIILELRDRIGTPGSYAEPGTTSPATTGTADWQAQVQTGLVGLGWSAKEADRAISAVAPEADQMSTPDVARLLRLALRALSKA from the coding sequence GTGATCGCCTTCGTCCGCGGCCGTGTGGCCGGCATCAGCCTCACCTCCGCCGTGCTCGAGGTCGGCGGCGTCGGCCTGGAGCTGCAGTGCACCCCCGACACCATCGCCGGCCTGCGCCACGGCGCCGAGGTCTCGCTGCCGACCAGCATGGTGGTCCGCGAGGACTCGCTGACGCTGTTCGGCTTCGCCGACGACGACGAGAAGCAGATGTTCGAGCTCGTCCAGACCGCCAGCGGCGTCGGACCCAAGCTCGCCCAGGCGATGCTGGCCGTGCTGCGCCCCGAGACGCTGCGGCGTGCGGTCGCCGGCGACGACGTCAAGACGCTGACCACCGTGCCCGGCATCGGCCAGAAGGGTGCGCAGCGGATCATCCTGGAGCTGCGCGACCGCATCGGCACCCCGGGGTCCTACGCCGAGCCCGGCACCACGTCGCCCGCGACGACCGGCACGGCCGACTGGCAGGCGCAGGTGCAGACCGGCCTGGTGGGCCTGGGGTGGAGCGCCAAGGAGGCCGACCGGGCGATCAGCGCCGTGGCGCCCGAGGCCGACCAGATGTCCACCCCCGACGTCGCCCGACTGCTGCGGCTGGCGCTGCGCGCGCTGAGCAAGGCCTAG
- the ruvB gene encoding Holliday junction branch migration DNA helicase RuvB has translation MDESQLEAAEAAYVTGRALVAADADGDERVVEAALRPRTLDEVVGQERVREQLSLLLEAARRRERVPDHVLLSGPPGLGKTTLAMIIAAEMSSPLRLTSGPAITHAGDLAAILSGLNEGDVLFVDEIHRMSRPAEEMLYMAMEDFRVDVVIGKGPGATAIPLEIPPFTMVGATTRAGLLPSPLRDRFGFTAHLEFYEPAELERIVRRSARLLEVELGADGAGEISGRSRGTPRIANRLLRRVRDYAQVRADGVVTRALARSALDLFEVDESGLDRLDRAVLDVLCRRFGGGPVGVSTLAVAVGEERETVEEVAEPFLVRLGLLARTPRGRVATRAAWHHLGLTAPETVDATLFGSDTDLPR, from the coding sequence GTGGACGAGTCGCAGCTCGAGGCCGCCGAGGCGGCGTACGTCACGGGACGGGCGCTGGTCGCCGCCGACGCCGACGGGGACGAGCGCGTCGTCGAGGCGGCGCTGCGCCCCCGCACGCTCGACGAGGTGGTCGGCCAGGAGCGCGTCCGCGAGCAGCTCTCCCTGCTGCTGGAGGCCGCCCGCCGCCGCGAGCGCGTGCCCGACCACGTGCTGCTGAGCGGGCCTCCCGGCCTGGGCAAGACGACACTGGCGATGATCATCGCCGCGGAGATGAGTTCGCCGCTGCGGCTCACCAGCGGCCCGGCCATCACCCACGCCGGCGACCTCGCGGCGATCCTGTCGGGCCTCAACGAGGGCGACGTGCTCTTCGTCGACGAGATCCACCGGATGTCACGGCCGGCCGAGGAGATGCTCTACATGGCCATGGAGGACTTCCGGGTCGACGTGGTCATCGGTAAGGGCCCCGGCGCCACGGCCATCCCGCTCGAGATCCCGCCCTTCACCATGGTGGGCGCCACCACGCGGGCCGGCCTGCTCCCCAGCCCGCTGCGCGACCGGTTCGGTTTCACCGCCCACCTGGAGTTCTACGAGCCCGCCGAGCTCGAGCGCATCGTGCGCCGCTCGGCCCGGCTGCTCGAGGTCGAGCTCGGGGCGGACGGGGCGGGGGAGATCTCCGGCCGGTCCCGGGGCACCCCGCGCATCGCCAACCGGCTGCTGCGGCGGGTCCGCGACTACGCCCAGGTGCGCGCCGACGGCGTGGTCACCCGCGCCCTGGCCCGGTCCGCGCTCGACCTGTTCGAGGTCGACGAGTCCGGGCTCGACCGGCTCGACCGCGCGGTGCTCGACGTGCTGTGCCGTCGCTTCGGCGGTGGCCCGGTGGGCGTCAGCACCCTCGCGGTCGCCGTGGGGGAGGAGCGCGAGACCGTCGAGGAGGTCGCGGAGCCCTTCCTGGTGCGCCTGGGGCTGCTCGCCCGCACCCCACGGGGTCGCGTCGCGACCCGCGCCGCCTGGCACCACCTCGGCCTGACCGCCCCGGAGACGGTCGACGCCACGCTGTTCGGGTCGGACACCGACCTGCCCCGGTAG
- the yajC gene encoding preprotein translocase subunit YajC has translation MPPAAQLLVVVVALAAFWFVVMRPARVQQRKVVELQQALQVGDEVVLSAGIFGTVRSLSDARVDIEIAPGVVITVARQVVVRRVQDLPDQDRPAEPGSASEDPTDPDHGQDPRAPRGPADPTQD, from the coding sequence GTGCCTCCCGCTGCACAGCTGCTGGTCGTCGTGGTGGCGCTGGCGGCCTTCTGGTTCGTCGTGATGCGCCCCGCCCGGGTGCAGCAGCGCAAGGTCGTCGAGCTGCAGCAGGCGTTGCAGGTCGGTGACGAGGTCGTCCTCTCCGCGGGGATCTTCGGCACCGTCCGCTCGTTGTCCGACGCGCGGGTGGACATCGAGATCGCCCCCGGCGTGGTCATCACGGTGGCCCGCCAGGTCGTCGTACGCCGGGTGCAGGACCTGCCCGACCAGGACCGTCCCGCCGAGCCCGGCAGTGCGTCCGAGGACCCCACCGACCCCGACCACGGCCAGGACCCCCGCGCCCCGCGCGGCCCGGCCGACCCGACCCAGGACTGA